Genomic segment of Sandaracinaceae bacterium:
GGCTCAAGGGCGCGTCCACCTACGAGCTCAACGGCGACGGTTCCCGCAAGCAGCCCTTTGCTTGGCAAGACGGCTACTGGGCCGAGTCCCTCGGTCCCGCCGACCTCGGGCCCGTCGTTGCCTACGTTCAGCGTCAACGCGAACACCACGACGCTTCCCACCCCGCCGAGCGCTGGGCTTCCGTCAGCGATGCGCCACTCCGCCGGAGCGTGGACTGACTCGCGCACCGCTATGACCACCAAGCTGGGGCGGTCCCGCCAACCACTGGGTTGCTGCGCAGCGAAGTGCGCCTCCGAGCGGCGGCCGACTCTCTCGCGCG
This window contains:
- a CDS encoding transposase: MLPPSIDERLFTILGRKAHEVRCPMLAVGCGPDHVHVVVRLATHVALGDLVQRLKGASTYELNGDGSRKQPFAWQDGYWAESLGPADLGPVVAYVQRQREHHDASHPAERWASVSDAPLRRSVD